In Paraglaciecola sp. T6c, the sequence CGTTCAATGAAGCGGCCGGCGTTTTTTCTATTATTCAAAATACCGGTAACAACGTCATTATTCAGGACTCTACCATTATCACAGTGACCATTGCCCCTAATTAACGGATGAATAGGTGTACACATGAGACTTTTACTTTGTTTGTTACTGTTATTGACCACTTCCCCCGCTTGGGGCGGCCTAGTCGATTTTAACGGCCAATTTTCGATTAAAGTTTCCAGTATTGCCGAGCTACGCTTTAAAACCATTTACAAACAACAATATGACTTCAGCTGCGGCTCGGCCACGTTAGCAAGCTTATTATCGTTTCATTACGACGACCAAGTGAATGAATTAAGCGTGTTTAAAGACATGTTCGCACATGGCAACAAAGAAAAAATTAAGCATCAAGGGTTTTCTCTACTCGATATGAAACACTATCTGACTCGTCGAGGCTATAACGCAAATGGTTTCAAAATCACTCTCAAACAACTAGCCAGTGCGCAGCTTCCTGCCATCACAATTATTAATAACAACGGTTACATGCACTTCGTGATCATCAAAGGCAGTAATGACTCCGAGGTGCTAGTGGGTGATCCAGCAGTTGGTATTAAGTCGATAAAAATAGATGCTTTTCAACAGATGTGGGGAGACCGAATTGTGTTTGTAATACAAGATCGAAAGGACATAGCCGTTAATCATTACAAGAACGATCAACAAAACGATCATCTCGTTAGGGCAAACTTAGGGTTGGCCATCGACCATGCCAGCCTAGGGCTATTTAACGTATTGCAGCCATCCAGCGTCGACTTTTAAGTGAAGGACTCATTTATGAATATGCCAGCAGCCGTTCGCACCTTAACCACTCGCATTAACGCTATTAGCGTACTTTTAATGGCAACCTCCACCTACAGTACTCACGCCCTTTCTGCTAACAAATTGACTGAGCATACTCAGTGGGAGCCCGTTGCAGAAAGTGCGTTGGCAGAGTTGCGCGCAGGCTTTGTGCTCGGTAATGGCGTGGTGGTGGATTTAAATTTTCAAAAAAGCATATTCAGAAACGGCGAATTAGTCAGTCATTCCTATTTTCAAACCCCGCAAGATTTTGCTTTACTAAGCAAAGACCAATTTTCTTTGCAGTCCATTTTGCCTACCAATTCATTAAATACCGTTTTACAGAACACATTAGATAACCAAACGTTATCCGCAATAACCAATATCGATATCACAATAAAGAACTTAGAGCATGCAAAACAAGCCTTTTCCCAAGACCAATTATATAACACGTATTTTAACGCCATAGCGCACCAGTAGCACCTAAGTCATAGGTGGATTCAAAGGATGTAGCTTAGTGATGTATTAATAAGCCATATATCAATCGACAGTTTGCCAGAACACGATGCGGCCAAAAACTTATTATATTTAGCTGGTTATTGCGTGAGTACTTGAACGTTAATCACTAAAACGTCACCGGCAGTCTGAAGTTCAAACGCGTATCTTGTGCATCATCTGTCACACCGATCGCCAATGACAGACTGACGTTTGTTGAGGGCGAATATCGAAACGAGTAGCCTATAATTAACTGGCCAATATCGAGTTGGCTCCCGTCTATTTTTATATCGTTGATCTTTGATTTCAACACATGCTTATGAGAATAACTCAGACTCATGGATGCCCGTTCATTCAATGATACCCCAAGACCGAAGCTGATCCCCGCGCTGTCACCTGGGTCAACATTACCCACCTCCTCGTCTGTGTCCA encodes:
- a CDS encoding C39 family peptidase, translated to MRLLLCLLLLLTTSPAWGGLVDFNGQFSIKVSSIAELRFKTIYKQQYDFSCGSATLASLLSFHYDDQVNELSVFKDMFAHGNKEKIKHQGFSLLDMKHYLTRRGYNANGFKITLKQLASAQLPAITIINNNGYMHFVIIKGSNDSEVLVGDPAVGIKSIKIDAFQQMWGDRIVFVIQDRKDIAVNHYKNDQQNDHLVRANLGLAIDHASLGLFNVLQPSSVDF